Proteins encoded by one window of Dietzia sp. B32:
- a CDS encoding pentapeptide repeat-containing protein, translated as MPPPLRRRSSSPRPPAAPALPRREQLGPPRTELEADGVWDGVLASVDHAPGPDEGAAQIGGMEIRESVLEGLRLSGARADGLRLTDVVVSGGDLSGMVADGASLTRVRFVGCRLTGVVLSDARLTDVSFEDCHADLINLRMARLQRVRLASTRCRQADLLEARVADLTTEGVDLRGAAFDRASLAAADLRGADLEDIRGASALRGALISPEQVLGVGLALIGEAGIRVE; from the coding sequence GTGCCCCCACCGTTGCGTCGCCGTTCCAGCTCGCCCCGCCCGCCGGCCGCCCCCGCCCTCCCGAGGCGCGAGCAGCTCGGGCCGCCGCGCACCGAGCTCGAGGCGGACGGGGTCTGGGACGGCGTGCTGGCCTCCGTTGATCACGCACCCGGCCCGGACGAGGGCGCAGCCCAGATCGGCGGGATGGAGATCCGGGAGTCCGTCCTCGAGGGCCTGCGCCTGAGCGGTGCGCGTGCCGACGGCCTGCGCCTGACCGATGTGGTCGTGAGCGGCGGCGACCTCTCCGGCATGGTGGCCGACGGCGCCTCCCTGACCCGGGTGAGATTCGTGGGCTGTCGGCTGACGGGGGTCGTACTGTCCGATGCACGCCTGACCGACGTGTCGTTCGAGGACTGCCACGCCGACCTGATCAATCTGCGGATGGCGCGCCTCCAGCGGGTGCGCCTGGCCTCGACCCGGTGCAGGCAGGCGGACCTACTCGAAGCGCGCGTCGCCGATCTCACCACCGAGGGCGTCGATCTGCGCGGGGCCGCGTTCGACCGGGCCAGCCTGGCTGCCGCGGACCTGCGGGGAGCCGACCTCGAGGACATCCGTGGGGCGTCGGCGCTGCGGGGCGCGCTCATCTCACCCGAGCAGGTGCTGGGCGTCGGCCTGGCGCTGATCGGCGAGGCGGGGATCCGGGTCGAGTAG
- a CDS encoding glycoside hydrolase family 25 protein: MTSAGPLARRALLPRLLVAVASAAALALGLLVVVISPRADAGVPLAPAYHGLAQGVDAASWQHPHGAAVDWHAAAASGQSFAFIKATEGTGPANRYYESDVADARAAGMLIGSYHKARPGMDPAQQAHAFADRLQSVGGPQLPPVLDLEVDEGLDPARLAEWTQVFLDTLGHRTGRAPIIYTYRYFWIDRMANTPRFAEYPLWLAEYGVSEPTRPVIGGWNEWLFWQRSETGEVPGFTDAVDLNVFAGTRADLDAWLGPVEPAPAPAPAPEPVPEPAPAPIADGPIVEAPAGIPPEVPVPVEPFTVAVPRDLPTPDGVRLPDTIEVPREVVAQLPPGMR, from the coding sequence ATGACTTCTGCCGGACCATTGGCCCGACGTGCTCTCCTCCCCCGACTTCTCGTCGCCGTGGCCTCTGCAGCCGCTCTGGCACTCGGCCTCCTCGTCGTCGTCATCTCTCCCCGCGCCGACGCCGGCGTCCCCCTGGCGCCCGCCTATCACGGGCTCGCACAGGGCGTGGACGCGGCGAGTTGGCAGCACCCGCACGGTGCCGCGGTCGACTGGCACGCGGCGGCGGCGTCCGGCCAGTCCTTCGCGTTCATCAAGGCCACCGAGGGCACCGGGCCGGCCAACAGGTACTACGAGTCCGATGTCGCCGATGCCCGCGCCGCCGGCATGCTCATCGGCAGCTATCACAAGGCGCGCCCCGGCATGGACCCCGCGCAGCAGGCCCACGCGTTCGCCGATCGCCTGCAGTCGGTCGGCGGCCCCCAGCTCCCACCCGTCCTCGACCTCGAGGTGGACGAGGGACTCGATCCCGCGCGGTTGGCGGAGTGGACGCAGGTCTTCCTCGACACGCTCGGCCACCGCACCGGGCGCGCACCGATCATCTACACCTACCGCTACTTCTGGATCGACAGGATGGCCAACACGCCCCGCTTCGCCGAGTACCCGCTGTGGCTCGCCGAGTACGGCGTCTCCGAGCCCACGCGGCCCGTGATCGGCGGCTGGAACGAGTGGCTGTTCTGGCAGCGCTCCGAGACCGGGGAGGTGCCCGGTTTCACCGACGCCGTGGACCTCAACGTCTTCGCCGGCACCCGCGCCGACCTGGACGCGTGGCTGGGTCCGGTCGAACCCGCACCCGCACCCGCACCCGCGCCGGAGCCCGTTCCCGAGCCTGCTCCCGCGCCGATCGCCGACGGCCCGATCGTCGAGGCGCCCGCCGGGATCCCGCCGGAGGTGCCCGTGCCCGTCGAGCCGTTCACCGTCGCGGTCCCGCGCGACCTGCCGACCCCGGACGGGGTGCGGCTCCCGGACACCATCGAGGTGCCCCGCGAGGTCGTGGCACAACTGCCGCCGGGGATGCGCTGA
- a CDS encoding DUF3054 domain-containing protein yields the protein MALPVMVLVDAVLVVVFSTFGRGAHSEGLGAAQVWGTAWPFLIGLAVGWLILLATRRAPAATGSGVLLWLSTLVVGMVIRGLGDGRVPHWSFIIVAGVVTAVFLIGWRAVRAAVLRRRGAAPR from the coding sequence GTGGCCCTACCGGTGATGGTCCTGGTCGACGCGGTGCTGGTGGTGGTGTTCTCGACCTTCGGCCGGGGAGCGCACTCCGAGGGGCTCGGCGCGGCGCAGGTGTGGGGCACGGCGTGGCCGTTCCTCATCGGGCTGGCCGTGGGGTGGCTGATCCTGCTGGCGACCCGCCGTGCTCCGGCGGCCACGGGGTCGGGCGTGCTGCTGTGGCTGTCGACGCTCGTGGTGGGCATGGTCATCCGCGGGCTGGGCGACGGGCGCGTGCCGCACTGGAGCTTCATCATCGTGGCGGGCGTCGTTACCGCCGTGTTCCTCATCGGGTGGCGCGCGGTCCGGGCCGCGGTGCTGCGGCGACGCGGGGCCGCACCGCGCTAG
- a CDS encoding YbhN family protein has protein sequence MTGTRGAATRRRIRMVLGNPWFKAIATLAVLGLVLYWLRGQMPFFAEGFEAVTSPHWGWVAAALVFAYLSMSSYGSVQKLLLQSAGVDVGYWASVGLIFSANAFSTSIPGGQVFGTTLTYRKTRQWGATRVVASWQLVISGVLSTVGIVLLALLGFFLVGSVSNPFLLVLSALGLVGIVVVVQWAARNPDRIEGSLLSILEWLNARRRKPADHGAAAVRKVVEQAEAVDLTKTQLSKAFAFSLLNWVADIGCLWAAANAVGAQHSIGGLCIAYVTGKIVASAPITPGGLGTVEFALITTLTAGGLGAHQAFATVFVYRIASFVLVALAGWVVFFLFYRGAVDVDPDADPAEDEDPGEKTSSSSPSSSPSAAYPAAPRETVAAAPPAGLSAMWPLRGTPWRPHVPHDSGPIPLLRVREDGVVDDEAGDASCSVSNGDSDPRDEKER, from the coding sequence ATGACGGGGACGCGGGGCGCTGCGACGCGGCGTCGAATCCGGATGGTCCTGGGCAACCCGTGGTTCAAGGCCATCGCGACCCTGGCTGTCCTCGGTTTGGTCCTCTACTGGCTCCGGGGCCAGATGCCGTTCTTCGCCGAGGGGTTCGAGGCCGTCACCAGCCCGCACTGGGGCTGGGTCGCCGCCGCGCTCGTGTTCGCCTATCTGTCGATGTCGAGCTACGGCTCGGTGCAGAAGCTGCTGTTGCAGTCCGCGGGCGTCGACGTGGGGTATTGGGCGAGCGTCGGGCTGATCTTCTCCGCCAACGCGTTCTCCACGAGCATTCCCGGCGGGCAGGTCTTCGGCACCACCCTGACCTACCGCAAGACCCGGCAGTGGGGCGCGACGCGCGTCGTCGCCTCGTGGCAGCTGGTCATCTCCGGGGTGCTGTCGACCGTCGGCATCGTGCTGCTGGCGTTGCTCGGCTTCTTCCTGGTGGGCTCGGTGTCCAACCCGTTCCTGCTGGTGCTCTCCGCGCTGGGCCTGGTGGGGATCGTCGTGGTGGTCCAGTGGGCCGCCCGCAACCCGGACCGGATCGAGGGGTCGCTGCTGTCGATCCTCGAATGGCTCAACGCCCGCCGCCGCAAGCCCGCCGACCACGGTGCCGCCGCGGTGCGCAAGGTCGTGGAACAGGCCGAGGCCGTCGACCTGACCAAGACCCAGCTGTCCAAGGCCTTCGCCTTCTCGCTGCTCAACTGGGTCGCCGACATCGGCTGCCTGTGGGCGGCGGCCAACGCGGTCGGGGCCCAGCACAGCATCGGCGGCCTGTGCATCGCCTACGTGACCGGCAAGATCGTGGCCAGCGCGCCCATCACGCCCGGTGGGCTCGGCACCGTGGAGTTCGCGCTCATCACAACCCTGACCGCGGGCGGGCTCGGCGCGCATCAGGCGTTCGCGACGGTGTTCGTCTACCGCATCGCCAGCTTCGTGCTGGTCGCCCTGGCCGGCTGGGTGGTCTTCTTCCTCTTCTACCGGGGTGCCGTGGACGTCGACCCCGATGCGGACCCGGCCGAGGACGAGGATCCGGGGGAGAAGACCTCGTCGTCGTCGCCCTCGTCGTCCCCCTCGGCGGCGTATCCCGCGGCGCCGCGTGAGACCGTCGCGGCGGCCCCGCCGGCCGGGCTCTCGGCGATGTGGCCGCTCAGGGGCACGCCGTGGCGCCCCCACGTGCCCCACGACTCAGGCCCCATCCCACTGTTGCGCGTGCGTGAGGACGGCGTCGTGGACGACGAGGCGGGCGACGCCTCCTGCTCGGTCAGCAACGGCGACAGCGATCCACGCGATGAGAAGGAGCGGTGA
- a CDS encoding MMPL family transporter, protein MFNSLGRFVAHRRVLVLVCSVLVMAFISLAGTAFGNPFGQGGFEDPESGWATAEQLEQEAYGRDALGDVVVSYHAPEGTSVDDPAFQDPIRESLESIRTEFPDQVTGVTSFVFNQSPALVNRDEGIAVASIQIAGEDEEILENFRVIEDRIALDGIQTDVAGVQAVAGALQDGMDADLVRAELIALPLVFLLLIVVFGGVVAAFLPVAVGVLTILGSLGALHLLSLVTPVNSFAQNVVTLIGLGLAIDYGLFVVSRFREEMAEGYPPDAAVRRAVATAGRTVVFSAVMVGVTLSGLLIFPQAFLKSVAYGAIAAVVLAAVLSVTLLPAVLMLLGRRVDMLGIARLQRHRSREQVENGLFGRVADFSMKRPVAVAIPVVVVLVALIIPFSGVKFGGINETYLPPDNTTRVAQEQYDENFPGTRTDPVKLVVIGSDGGTLSQIRSAANEAPGLTGPFQFARSGEQDAQGRDVVVLQTGVIDRNAAADTVDYLQSFPIPDGTEVYVGGNPAMERDSVDALVDGLPWFVLYVLLATTILMFLAFGSLVLPIKAAIMNLLGLGATLGILTWIFVDGHLSGLLGFTPGPLTSPVVVLLMAIIYGLSTDYEVFLVSRMVEARSRGARTAEAIRSGVANTGRIITSAALILIVVTGAFAFSEIVMMKYIAFGMIAALIIDATVIRMLLVPAVMQMLGTDNWWAPKWMKRVQERIGLGEAEIDDEPELITGRPATTGTAEPARAEVHGTSPLSAGSAQAGADGPATAIGVLEREPDAGFEPDADVEPDADVEPESEFEPVYDTEYDEEPDPADEGRIPASELIARLMRERQQGRDA, encoded by the coding sequence GTGTTCAACTCACTCGGGCGGTTCGTCGCCCACCGCCGCGTGCTGGTCCTGGTGTGCTCGGTTCTGGTCATGGCGTTCATCAGCCTCGCCGGAACCGCGTTCGGCAACCCGTTCGGTCAGGGTGGCTTCGAGGACCCCGAGAGCGGGTGGGCGACCGCCGAACAACTCGAGCAGGAGGCATACGGACGCGACGCGCTCGGCGACGTCGTGGTGTCGTACCACGCCCCCGAGGGCACCTCGGTCGACGATCCGGCCTTCCAGGACCCGATCCGCGAGTCGCTCGAGTCGATCCGCACCGAGTTCCCGGACCAGGTCACCGGCGTCACCAGCTTCGTGTTCAACCAGTCCCCGGCCCTGGTCAACCGGGACGAGGGCATCGCCGTGGCCTCCATCCAGATCGCCGGCGAGGACGAGGAGATCCTCGAGAACTTCCGGGTGATCGAGGACCGGATCGCCCTCGACGGCATCCAGACCGACGTCGCGGGCGTCCAGGCCGTCGCCGGAGCCCTGCAGGACGGTATGGACGCGGACCTCGTGCGCGCCGAGCTCATCGCGCTCCCGCTGGTGTTCCTCCTGCTCATCGTGGTGTTCGGCGGAGTCGTGGCCGCGTTCCTGCCGGTCGCGGTGGGGGTCCTGACCATTCTCGGCTCGCTCGGGGCACTGCACCTGCTGTCACTGGTCACGCCCGTGAACTCCTTCGCGCAGAACGTGGTGACGCTGATCGGCCTGGGTCTGGCGATCGACTACGGGCTCTTCGTCGTGAGCCGGTTCCGGGAGGAGATGGCCGAGGGCTACCCACCGGACGCCGCCGTGCGCCGGGCGGTGGCGACCGCGGGACGGACCGTGGTGTTCTCGGCCGTCATGGTGGGCGTGACCCTGTCCGGCCTGCTCATCTTCCCGCAGGCCTTCCTCAAGTCCGTCGCCTACGGCGCGATCGCCGCGGTGGTCCTCGCCGCCGTGCTGTCGGTGACCCTCCTGCCGGCGGTGCTGATGCTGCTCGGTCGCCGGGTCGACATGCTCGGCATCGCTCGCCTCCAGCGTCACCGCTCCCGCGAGCAGGTCGAGAACGGACTGTTCGGCCGCGTCGCCGACTTCTCCATGAAGCGACCGGTGGCCGTGGCCATCCCGGTCGTCGTGGTGCTGGTCGCGCTCATCATCCCGTTCTCCGGCGTGAAGTTCGGCGGCATCAACGAGACCTACCTCCCGCCGGACAACACCACGCGCGTCGCGCAGGAGCAGTACGACGAGAACTTCCCCGGCACCCGCACCGACCCGGTCAAGCTCGTGGTGATCGGCTCCGATGGCGGCACCCTGTCGCAGATCCGCTCGGCGGCCAACGAGGCGCCGGGTCTGACCGGCCCGTTCCAGTTCGCCCGCTCGGGTGAGCAGGACGCACAGGGACGCGACGTGGTGGTGCTGCAGACCGGCGTGATCGACCGGAACGCGGCCGCCGACACCGTCGACTACCTGCAGTCGTTCCCGATCCCCGACGGCACCGAGGTCTACGTCGGCGGTAACCCGGCCATGGAGCGCGATTCCGTCGACGCCCTGGTCGACGGCCTGCCGTGGTTCGTGCTCTACGTCCTGCTGGCCACCACGATCCTGATGTTCCTGGCGTTCGGGTCACTGGTGCTGCCGATCAAGGCCGCGATCATGAACCTGCTCGGCCTGGGCGCCACCCTCGGCATCCTCACCTGGATCTTCGTCGACGGGCACCTGTCCGGGCTGCTCGGCTTCACGCCCGGCCCGCTCACCTCCCCGGTCGTGGTGCTGCTCATGGCGATCATCTACGGGCTGTCCACCGACTACGAGGTCTTCCTGGTCTCGCGGATGGTGGAGGCCCGTTCGCGCGGCGCCCGCACGGCGGAGGCGATCCGCAGCGGCGTCGCCAACACGGGCCGGATCATCACCTCGGCCGCGCTCATCCTCATCGTGGTGACCGGCGCGTTCGCGTTCTCCGAGATCGTGATGATGAAATACATCGCGTTCGGCATGATCGCGGCGCTCATCATCGACGCCACCGTCATCCGCATGCTGCTCGTGCCGGCGGTGATGCAGATGCTCGGCACGGATAACTGGTGGGCGCCGAAGTGGATGAAGCGCGTCCAGGAGCGGATCGGCCTGGGCGAGGCGGAGATCGATGACGAGCCCGAGCTGATCACCGGCCGACCCGCCACCACCGGCACGGCCGAACCGGCACGGGCCGAGGTCCACGGAACGTCGCCGCTGTCCGCGGGGTCCGCGCAGGCCGGGGCCGACGGACCCGCCACCGCGATCGGTGTGCTCGAACGCGAGCCGGACGCTGGGTTCGAGCCGGACGCTGACGTCGAGCCGGACGCTGACGTCGAACCGGAGTCGGAGTTCGAGCCGGTCTACGACACCGAGTACGACGAGGAGCCCGACCCGGCCGACGAGGGCAGGATCCCCGCCTCGGAGCTGATCGCCCGCCTGATGCGGGAACGTCAGCAGGGACGCGACGCGTGA
- a CDS encoding NYN domain-containing protein has translation MTPPDEMRNHDTADVVTPDAPGVVLLVWDAPNVDMGLGSILGGRPTAVYRPRFDALGRWLLGYTADLSLQTEDTLEAEATVFTNIVQGTSDNVRPWVEALRNVGFAVFAKPKTSDDSDVDEDMLQHIDLRAASGRLAGVVVASADGQAFREPLEDLARDIPVSVIGFREHATWAVQHDTITFLDLEDIPGVFREPLPRVSLENLPDEGAWLQPLRPLTALLTSR, from the coding sequence ATGACCCCCCCAGATGAGATGCGCAACCACGACACGGCGGACGTGGTCACGCCCGACGCCCCGGGGGTGGTGCTCCTGGTGTGGGACGCGCCCAACGTGGACATGGGGCTGGGCTCCATCCTCGGTGGCCGACCCACCGCGGTGTACCGCCCGCGGTTCGACGCGCTCGGCCGCTGGCTCCTCGGGTACACCGCGGACCTGTCCCTGCAGACCGAGGACACCCTCGAGGCCGAGGCGACGGTCTTCACCAACATCGTCCAGGGCACCTCGGACAACGTCCGACCGTGGGTCGAGGCACTGCGCAACGTCGGCTTCGCCGTGTTCGCCAAGCCCAAGACCAGCGACGACTCCGATGTCGACGAGGACATGCTGCAGCACATCGACCTGCGCGCCGCCTCCGGGCGACTCGCGGGTGTGGTGGTGGCCTCGGCCGACGGCCAGGCGTTCCGCGAGCCGCTGGAGGACCTGGCCCGCGACATCCCGGTCTCGGTGATCGGGTTCCGTGAGCACGCCACCTGGGCCGTCCAGCACGACACCATCACGTTCCTCGACCTCGAGGACATCCCCGGTGTGTTCCGCGAGCCGCTGCCCCGGGTCAGCCTCGAGAACCTGCCCGACGAGGGCGCCTGGCTGCAGCCGCTGCGGCCGCTCACGGCCCTGCTCACCTCGCGCTAG